Proteins encoded within one genomic window of Lynx canadensis isolate LIC74 chromosome B4, mLynCan4.pri.v2, whole genome shotgun sequence:
- the BAMBI gene encoding BMP and activin membrane-bound inhibitor homolog isoform X2: MDRHSSYIFIWLQLELCAMAVLLTKGEIRCYCDAAHCVATGYMCKSELSACFSRLLDPQNTNSPLTHGCLDSLASTADVCQAKQARNHSGTTMPTLGCCHEDMCNYRGLQDVLAPPKGEASGPGNRYRHDGSRNLITKVQELTSSKELWFRAAVIAVPIAGGLILVLLIMLALRMLRSENKRLQDQRQQMLSRLHYSFHGHHSKKGQVAKLDLECMVPVSGHENCCLTCDKLRQADLSNDKILSLVHWGMYSGHGKLEFV; encoded by the exons ATGGATCGCCATTCCAGCTACATCTTCATCTGGCTGCAGCTCGAACTCTGCGCCATGGCCGTGCTGCTCACCAAAG GTGAAATCAGATGCTATTGTGATGCTGCCCACTGCGTGGCCACTGGCTATATGTGTAAATCTGAGCTGAGCGCCTGCTTCTCTAGACTTCTCGATCCCCAGAACACAAATTCCCCGCTCACCCACGGCTGCCTGGACTCTCTCGCGAGCACAGCGGACGTCTGCCAAGCCAAACAGGCACGGAACCACTCTGGCACCACCATGCCCACGCTGGGATGCTGTCATGAAGATATGTGCAATTACAGAGGGCTGCAGGATGTCCTGGCTCCTCCCAAGGGGGAGGCCTCAG GACCAGGAAACCGGTATCGGCACGACGGGAGCAGGAACCTCATCACCAAAGTGCAGGAGCTGACCTCTTCCAAAGAGTTGTGGTTCCGGGCAGCGGTGATCGCTGTTCCCATCGCCGGCGGCCTGATTTTAGTGTTGCTTATCATGTTAGCCTTGAGGATGCTTCGAAGCGAGAACAAGAGACTGCAGGACCAGCGGCAGCAGATGCTGTCGCGTTTGCATTACAGCTTTCACGGACACCATTCCAAAAAGGGGCAGGTGGCAAAGTTGGACTTGGAATGCATGGTGCCCGTGAGCGGGCACGAGAATTGCTGCCTGACCTGTGACAAACTGAGGCAGGCGGACCTCAGCAACGACAAGATCCTCTCGCTCGTTCACTGGGGCATGTACAGCGGGCACGGGAAGCTGGAGTTCGTATGA
- the BAMBI gene encoding BMP and activin membrane-bound inhibitor homolog isoform X1 has translation MEFVRRGICSPPHLGVVTFMQNIKIGKRRQKPSQSRVPAPRSSLGEIRCYCDAAHCVATGYMCKSELSACFSRLLDPQNTNSPLTHGCLDSLASTADVCQAKQARNHSGTTMPTLGCCHEDMCNYRGLQDVLAPPKGEASGPGNRYRHDGSRNLITKVQELTSSKELWFRAAVIAVPIAGGLILVLLIMLALRMLRSENKRLQDQRQQMLSRLHYSFHGHHSKKGQVAKLDLECMVPVSGHENCCLTCDKLRQADLSNDKILSLVHWGMYSGHGKLEFV, from the exons ATGGAATTTGTTAGACGAGGGATATGTAGTCCTCCCCACCTAGGAGTGGTGACCTTTATGCAAAACATCAAGATTGGAAAGAGGAGACAAAAACCCAGCCAAAGCAGGGTTCCAGCCCCAAGGTCTTCCCTGG GTGAAATCAGATGCTATTGTGATGCTGCCCACTGCGTGGCCACTGGCTATATGTGTAAATCTGAGCTGAGCGCCTGCTTCTCTAGACTTCTCGATCCCCAGAACACAAATTCCCCGCTCACCCACGGCTGCCTGGACTCTCTCGCGAGCACAGCGGACGTCTGCCAAGCCAAACAGGCACGGAACCACTCTGGCACCACCATGCCCACGCTGGGATGCTGTCATGAAGATATGTGCAATTACAGAGGGCTGCAGGATGTCCTGGCTCCTCCCAAGGGGGAGGCCTCAG GACCAGGAAACCGGTATCGGCACGACGGGAGCAGGAACCTCATCACCAAAGTGCAGGAGCTGACCTCTTCCAAAGAGTTGTGGTTCCGGGCAGCGGTGATCGCTGTTCCCATCGCCGGCGGCCTGATTTTAGTGTTGCTTATCATGTTAGCCTTGAGGATGCTTCGAAGCGAGAACAAGAGACTGCAGGACCAGCGGCAGCAGATGCTGTCGCGTTTGCATTACAGCTTTCACGGACACCATTCCAAAAAGGGGCAGGTGGCAAAGTTGGACTTGGAATGCATGGTGCCCGTGAGCGGGCACGAGAATTGCTGCCTGACCTGTGACAAACTGAGGCAGGCGGACCTCAGCAACGACAAGATCCTCTCGCTCGTTCACTGGGGCATGTACAGCGGGCACGGGAAGCTGGAGTTCGTATGA